In Antechinus flavipes isolate AdamAnt ecotype Samford, QLD, Australia chromosome 3, AdamAnt_v2, whole genome shotgun sequence, a genomic segment contains:
- the LOC127555824 gene encoding regulatory solute carrier protein family 1 member 1 isoform X1, with translation MLLTVYCVRRDLSEVTFSLQVDADFELHNFRALCELESGIPAAESQIVYAERPLTDNHRSLASYGLKDGDVVILRQKENAELRPSVQFPGLPRIDFSSIAVPGTSGSRLHHQPAQQPRISPADTASSPQGLDNPALLRDMLLANPHELSLLKERNPPLAEALLSGDLEKFTRVLVEQQQDRARREQERIRLFAADPFDLEAQAKIEEDIRQQNIEENMTIAMEEAPESFGQVVMLYINCKVNGHPVKAFVDSGAQMTIMSQACAERCNIMRLVDRRWAGIAKGVGTQKIIGRVHLAQVQIEGDFLPCSFSILEEQPMDMLLGLDMLKRHQCSIDLKKNVLVIGTTGTQTTFLPEGELPECARLAYGSGRDDIRPEEIADQELAEALQKSVEDAEKSDKETTSLGTSSLPTCGGSDSAAHSLGLSSKISHPISLDRSVSAPASICSYKPSSREIVDLKADPPVTSDKKECPPFLDPPAQASSDCTMNNQPPGFPKSAPTLWNSSKETIIVDDLKSPATESTCSIKGCPDTQQKEDLSALATRMPRTQTYLDKNDSCSPYQEPSSQQPPQPVGERSKAELQRELSSPQLPWSTRLGTELQPSLPPIQQRSRDSQTENSGAEQATLGHPQAEDSAPSSAPFGSSFTETIMEIDVAEQSVVAVHSLGSGHSAGTEDAEVSDLTFDNLWVEAKASKPNSSSVIVSNPVSASDLQPPESNVEMSETESQLSYLLRENCSSLSLSGDGLVSTDPAAPTEESALSVTAALKELHQLLVISCQESPGNLTSEEVIHPKQTAAEERTESQEKSEQLPQSQHPPVVLQEPEPRDPSCPVRLGPEKAERLTQVSSCTGGQSGVSGNVDESITAAPGDVQKSQESRSESFSFTGMSVETLGQLNSVGTEISSRYLAGEERTIPETSQHTEALPSDFLPVLFQDPQNPMTGMPGARESAVCPEATRPLHRLEQLVSPPASSPSPLPSHLFPAADVDRILQAGFSLREALGALQRVGGDVDLALLILLAKNIIVPT, from the exons GCCTGCCCCGGATAGACTTTAGCAGCATAGCTGTGCCTGGCACCTCAGGCTCCCGATTGCACCATCAGCCAGCCCAGCAACCCCGCATATCCCCAGCAGACACCGCTTCATCCCCACAGGGCTTGGACAATCCAGCATTACTCCGAGACATGTTGCTTGCCAATCCTCATGAGCTTTCTCTGCTCAAGGAGCGAAACCCACCTCTGGCAGAAGCCCTGCTCAGTGGAGACCTTG AGAAATTTACTAGGGTCCTGGTAGAACAACAACAAGACCGAGCCCGGAGGGAGCAAGAGAGGATCCGTCTCTTTGCTGCTGACCCTTTTGATCTGGAAGCTCAGGCCAAGATAGAAGAAGATATAAG GCAACAGAACATTGAGGAAAACATGACAATAGCTATGGAAGAAGCTCCCGAGAGCTTTGGCCAAGTAGTGATGCTTTATATTAACTGCAAAGTGAATGGACATCCTGTGAAAGCCTTTGTGGATTCAG GAGCTCAGATGACCATCATGAGCCAAGCTTGCGCAGAAAGGTGTAATATAATGAGACTTGTAGATCGCCGGTGGGCTGGGATTGCCAAAGGTGTCGGCACGCAGAAGATTATTGGCAGAGTGCATCTTG CTCAAGTTCAGATTGAAGGGGATTTCCTGCCATGTTCCTTTTCTATACTTGAGGAACAGCCCATGGACATGCTTCTGGGACTGGACATGCTCAAGCGACATCAG TGTTCCATTGACCTCAAGAAAAATGTACTAGTGATTGGCACCACAGGCACGCAAACCACCTTCCTTCCAGAGGGAGAGCTCCCCGAATGTGCAAGGTTAGCGTACGGTTCAGGGCGAGATGACATTCGGCCAGAGGAGATCGCAGATCAGGAACTAGCAGAAGCGCTTCAAAAATCCGTCGAGGATGCAG agaaaagtgataaagaaaCTACCTCACTGGGAACATCATCATTACCAACCTGCGGTGGATCTGACAGTGCAGCCCATTCCTTAGGACTCAGCTCTAAGATCAGTCACCCCATAAGTCTTGATCGCTCTGTCTCTGCTCCTGCTTCCATCTGCTCCTACAAGCCCAGCTCACGAGAGATCGTGGATCTGAAAGCTGACCCCCCGGTAACCTCAGATAAGAAAGAATGTCCTCCTTTCCTGGACCCTCCTGCCCAGGCCTCATCCGACTGTACCATGAACAACCAGCCTCCGGGCTTTCCGAAGTCAGCTCCTACTCTTTGGAATTCATCAAAAGAAACAATCATAGTAGATGATCTGAAATCTCCTGCTACAGAAAGCACCTGTAGCATCAAAGGGTGTCCTGATACACAACAGAAAGAGGATTTGTCTGCTTTAGCCACCCGGATGCCCCGTACACAAACATATCTAGATAAGAATGATTCGTGTTCACCTTACCAGGAGCCTAGCTCCCAACAGCCCCCACAGCCAGTGGGTGAACGGTCTAAGGCCGAACTACAGCGTGAGCTAAGCAGCCCACAATTACCATGGAGCACCAGGCTTGGCACTGAATTACAGCCCAGTCTTCCTCCCATCCAGCAAAGATCTAGAGATTCGCAAACTGAGAATAGTGGAGCTGAGCAAGCGACGCTGGGCCATCCACAGGCAGAAGACTCTGCTCCCTCCTCGGCACCATTTGGCAGCTCATTTACTGAAACAATCATGGAAATAGATGTGGCGGAGCAGTCCGTGGTAGCTGTCCACAGCTTGGGAAGTGGGCACAGCGCCGGCACTGAGGATGCTGAGGTTTCCGATCTCACTTTTGATAATCTTTGGGTGGAAGCTAAGGCTTCAAAGCCTAACTCCTCTTCTGTAATCGTGAGTAATCCCGTGTCAGCTAGTGATTTGCAGCCCCCAGAGAGTAATGTTGAAATGTCAGAAACAGAGAGTCAGTTGTCATATTTATTAAGGGAAAATTGCTCTTCGTTAAGTCTATCTGGTGATGGGCTGGTCTCCACGGACCCTGCGGCCCCTACAGAGGAATCTGCTTTATCTGTAACAGCTGCTTTGAAGGAACTTCACCAACTTTTAGTCATTAGTTGTCAAGAATCTCCAGGAAATCTCACATCTGAAGAAGTAATCCATCCCAAGCAAACAGCAGCTGAAGAACGAACTGAGAGTCAGGAGAAATCTGAGCAGCTACCCCAGAGTCAGCATCCCCCTGTGGTCCTGCAGGAGCCGGAGCCTCGAGATCCCTCCTGCCCAGTGAGATTGGGACCCGAGAAGGCTGAGAGATTGACGCAGGTATCTTCATGTACAGGAGGGCAGAGTGGGGTCAGTGGAAATGTGGATGAAAGCATAACAGCTGCACCCGGGGACGTCCAGAAATCACAGGAATCAAGGAGCGAAAGCTTTTCTTTCACAGGAATGTCTGTGGAAACCTTGGGTCAGTTAAACTCTGTAGGAACAGAAATTTCATCCAGATACCTAGCAGGCGAGGAGAGAACCATCCCTGAGACTTCTCAGCATACTGAGGCCTTGCCGTCCGATTTCCTTCCAGTCCTCTTTCAGGACCCTCAGAACCCAATGACAGGAATGCCTGGCGCCAGGGAAAGTGCTGTCTGTCCTGAAGCCACGAGGCCTCTTCACAGACTTGAACAGCTGGTCAGTCCTCCAGCATCATCTCCCTCGCCTCTCCCAAGTCACCTTTTCCCTGCTGCAGATGTGGACCGGATTCTTCAGGCGGGTTTTTCTCTGCGAGAAGCTCTTGGGGCTTTGCAACGTGTTGGTGGAGACGTAGATCTCGCTCTTCTCATTTTGCTGGCAAAGAATATCATCGTTCCTACATAA